A single window of Hippocampus zosterae strain Florida chromosome 15, ASM2543408v3, whole genome shotgun sequence DNA harbors:
- the dlg1b gene encoding discs large homolog 1-like protein isoform X20 has protein sequence MCNKRGMLHSLCHAKKMGRRIMATLRRSKHLHRHQPANPPPVLVNADSLDTPPYVNGTEADYEYEEITLERGNSGLGFSIAGGIDNPHIGEDPSIFITKVIVGGAAAQDGRLRVNDVILRVNDVDVRDVTHSRAVEALKEAGSLVRLYVRRRKPMGDKVMDIKLVKGPKGLGFSIAGGVGNQHIPGDNSIYVTKIIEGGAAHRDARLQIGDKLLAVNSCCLEEVTHEHAVTALKNTPDVVYLQVAKPNNIFIGDTLDSHLLDSSFAQHLENHISAPNFLSQPLPPAAASGRYSPTPKGMLGDDDVSRREPRKVVLHRGTTGLGFNIVGGEDGEGIFISFILAGGPADLCGELRKGDRLVSVNGVDLRSATHEQAAAALKNAGQTVTIMAHYRPEEYGRFEAKIHDLREQMMNSSISSGSGSLRTSQKRSLYVRALFDYDRTRDSGLPSQGLNFKFGDILHVVNASDDEWWQARHMTSPGDVQEVGVIPSKRRVEKKERARLKTVKFNPKSRERGPSGDKRRKGVLARSFLFGKSRDGGGEQDSSDVEQHATSNASDSESSYPGGQEEFVLSYEAVTQQEVGYARPVIILGPMKDRINDDLISEFPDKFGSCVPHTTRPKRDYEVDARDYHFVASREQMEKDIQEHKFIEAGQYNNHLYGTSVQSVREVADKGKHCILDVSGNAIKRLQAALLHPIAVFIKPKSVQNIMEMNKRLTEEQSRKTFERAAKLEHEFTEHFTAIVQGDTLEEIYEQSKQIIEDHSGSLIWVQSKEKL, from the exons atgtgcAACAAGCGAGGGATGCTCCACTCGCTGTGCCATGCTAAAAAGATGGGTCGCCGCATCATGGCCACTCTGAGGAGGAGCAAGCACCTTCACCGCCACCAGCCG GCCAACCCTCCTCCTGTGCTGGTCAATGCCGACAGCCTGGACACGCCCCCTTat GTAAACGGCACTGAGGCCGACTACGAGTACGAGGAGATCACGCTGGAGAGG GGTAACTCGGGCCTGGGCTTCAGCATTGCGGGAGGCATCGACAACCCCCACATCGGTGAGGACCCCAGCATCTTCATCACCAAAGTCATCGTGGGGGGCGCCGCCGCGCAGGACGGACGCCTCAG GGTGAACGACGTGATCCTGCGCGTGAACGACGTGGACGTCCGTGACGTGACGCACAGTCGCGCCGTTGAGGCGCTGAAGGAGGCGGGCTCTCTGGTGCGACTGTACGTGCGGCGCCGGAAGCCGATGGGTgacaaagtcatggacatcAAACTCGTCAAGGGCCCCAAAG GTCTGGGCTTCAGCATCGCCGGGGGCGTGGGCAACCAGCACATCCCGGGCGACAACAGCATCTACGTCACCAAGATCATCGAGGGCGGCGCCGCTCACAGGGATGCGCGGCTGCAGATCGGGGACAAGCTTCTGGCG GTCAACAGCTGCTGTCTGGAGGAGGTGACCCACGAGCACGCCGTCACGGCCTTGAAGAACACGCCTGACGTGGTCTACCTCCAAGTGGCCAAGCCCAACAACATCTTCATCGGCGACACTTTGGACTCGCACCTCCTCGACAGCT CGTTTGCTCAGCACCTGGAAAATCATATCAGCGCCCCCAACTTCTTGTCTCAGCCCCTGCCTCCGGCAGCCGCATCCGGACGCTACTCTCCGACGCCCAAGGGCATGTTGGGAGATGACGACGTCTCACG CAGGGAACCCCGCAAGGTAGTCCTGCACCGCGGCACCACGGGACTGGGCTTCAACATCGTGGGCGGCGAGGACGGCGAAGGCATCTTCATTTCCTTCATCCTGGCCGGAGGACCCGCCGACCTCTGCGGGGAGCTGAGGAAGGGCGACCGTCTCGTCTCC gtgaACGGAGTAGACCTCCGCAGCGCCACGCACGAGCAGGCTGCTGCCGCGCTCAAGAACGCCGGGCAGACGGTCACCATCATGGCGCACTACAGGCCCGAGG AGTACGGCCGCTTTGAGGCCAAGATCCACGACCTGAGAGAGCAGATGATGAACAGCAGCATCAGCTCCGGATCGGGATCTCTCAGGACCAGCCAGAAGAGGTCGCTCTACGTCAG GGCACTGTTTGACTACGACAGGACTCGGGACTCGGGTCTTCCCAGTCAGGGCCTCAACTTCAAATTTGGGGACATCCTGCACGTGGTCAACGCTTCTGATGACGAGTGGTGGCAAGCGCGTCACATGACGTCCCCCGGAGATGTCCAAGAGGTCGGCGTTATACCCAGCAAGAGGAG AGTGGAGAAGAAAGAGCGAGCGAGGTTGAAGACGGTCAAGTTCAACCCGAAGTCTCGAGAGCGAGGG CCGTCGGGCGACAAGCGTAGAAAAGGCGTGTTGGCCAGGTCCTTCCTTTTCGGGAAGAGtcgcgacggcggcggcgagcaGGACAGCAGCGACGTGGAGC AGCACGCCACGTCCAACGCCAGCGATAGCGAGAGCAGCTACC CAGGTGGCCAGGAGGAGTTTGTCCTGTCATACGAAGCCGTCACCCAACAGGAAG TGGGCTACGCGCGGCCGGTCATCATCCTGGGACCCATGAAGGACCGCATCAACGACGACCTCATCTCGGAATTTCCGGACAAGTTTGGGTCGTGTGTCCCAC ACACCACACGACCCAAACGGGACTACGAGGTGGATGCTCGAGATTATCACTTTGTGGCATCCCGCGAGCAGATGGAAAAGGACATCCAGGAGCACAAATTCATCGAAGCGGGACAGTACAACAACCACCTCTACGGAACCAGCGTCCAGTCGGTGCGAGAGGTCGCAGACAAG GGGAAGCACTGCATCCTGGATGTGTCGGGCAATGCCATCAAGCGCCTGCAGGCGGCGCTGCTTCATCCCATCGCTGTCTTCATCAAACCCAAGTCCGTCCAGAACATCAT GGAGATGAACAAGCGTCTGACGGAGGAACAAAGCAGGAAGACGTTTGAGCGAGCCGCCAAGTTGGAACACGAGTTCACGGAACATTTCAcag CCATCGTGCAGGGCGACACCCTGGAAGAGATCTACGAGCAGAGCAAGCAGATCATCGAGGATCATTCAGGATCGTTGATCTGGGTGCAGTCCAAGGAGAAGCTATGA